In the Wyeomyia smithii strain HCP4-BCI-WySm-NY-G18 chromosome 2, ASM2978416v1, whole genome shotgun sequence genome, one interval contains:
- the LOC129720001 gene encoding uncharacterized protein LOC129720001 encodes MTTSAFIGALQRFTGFRGVPREMHSDNGLNFRGAKAELNELFKLFRSQTAVDQIEGFSQPKEITWSFIPPEARHFGGLWEAAVKSAKYHLKRTLKDACLTFEEYATVLTQIEAILNSRPLYSTSPDPGDPMVLSPGHFLIGRPITAIPEPSYENTNVNRLNRWEFLQRLRDEFWRKWRNNYLQCSTWNDCASGRPKLATNELEIGENCADLSRI; translated from the coding sequence ATGACCACCTCCGCGTTCATTGGCGCATTGCAACGCTTCACGGGTTTTAGGGGTGTACCACGAGAAATGCACTCTGATAATGGATTAAATTTTCGAGGCGCCAAGGCGGAACTGAATGAGCTGTTTAAACTGTTCCGGTCTCAAACTGCGGTTGATCAAATAGAAGGTTTTTCCCAGCCAAAGGAAATCACCTGGTCCTTTATTCCACCTGAGGCACGACACTTTGGCGGTCTGTGGGAGGCGGCCGTTAAAAGCGCAAAATATCACTTGAAACGCACGCTGAAGGATGCTTGCTTGACATTTGAGGAATATGCGACAGTCCTGACACAGATTGAGGCTATTTTGAACTCTCGACCGCTCTACTCTACCTCACCCGATCCCGGTGATCCCATGGTGCTCTCCCCTGGCCATTTTTTGATCGGGCGTCCAATAACGGCGATCCCTGAGCCGAGTTATGAAAACACCAACGTCAATCGACTTAATCGTTGGGAGTTTTTGCAACGACTTCGGGACGAGTTTTGGAGAAAGTGGAGGAACAACTACCTGCAATGTTCAACCTGGAATGATTGTGCTTCTGGAAGACCAAAACTTGCCACCAATGAGCTGGAAATTGGGGAAAATTGTGCGGACCTATCCCGGATCTGA